The Helicoverpa zea isolate HzStark_Cry1AcR chromosome 2, ilHelZeax1.1, whole genome shotgun sequence DNA window GAAAGACAAAGGTTGAACATGTGTTGCCAGTAATAACGTACGGTATAGAGACGTTTttgatatttcaaaaaaaaatgcgGGTTCAAAAAGTGCGTATAATGGCTCGTCGGCCCCCCACTATTTAGGAGAGGGCATCTCCGCGAGTAATTTTTGTCTCCTAGCCTAGGAAAGCTCAGTCACTCAGAGAGCAGTGGAGAGGGCTGTACTAGGAGTTTCTCTGCGAGATCGATCAGAAATGAGGCGATCCGCAGAAGTAGCCCGAAGGATTGCAAAACTGAAGTGGCAATGAGCAGAGCACATAGCTCGCAGAACCGATGGCCGGTGTGACGGTGTAGCAGAAAAGTTCTCGAGTGGCCATGGACGGGTGATCGGGTCAAAGTCGCTGggaacacacacacacgcacttTCACAAAGCTTCTGAAACCCTCAAACTAGCTATTTGGGCCCGTCCCAGGAATGGAACCCGAGACCTTttgcacagcagtcgcgctatgCAACAACTAGACCAAGGTGGTTGTCGTAATGTGTGTCCCACACAAGTATAGTATAATATAGATAGTGGGTTGTTCTCCCCCCCCCAATCACCTAAATGATAAAGGCTCAACAGATTTTCTACAAACATGTCTAAGAACACTTGTATACTTGCACTCCTCATACGAAGATATAATTAGTTGATACACAACCACTATCATTAGTcagacaaaattaaaaacaacttaGCAAGACGGTTAACTATGCATTCTTTATGTATCTTTTTTATCTTATTGCAATCATGCGATCTCCTGACTATAAGCAGATAAGGTGGAGTTTAAGTGGCGGGTAGGTCACTACTCCCAGTAGAGCAGGacctttcttttatttagtaATCTAAATGTCGAAGATATCTCGCCGCTTTTTTAGCCGACGAATGGTCTCAGGTATTGTGAGCTGCCCCGCAAGTTGGTTTGGGTGCTTCTGAAGTCTAATTTTGTAACTGGCAGCATGAAGATTCACTTCCTCTTTCACCATCGGTATGCCGAGTACTTCGTGAACATCTGACATTCTGCTAAACCAGGGTGCATTTGATATTTGTTTTAAGATGTAGTTTTGCACCCTTTGTATGATCATCTTATTGGAGTCGCTGGTGGTACCCCATAGTTGTATCCCATATGTCCATATGGGCTTAAGAATTGATTTATAGATCAAGAGCTTGTTATCTACAGCCAGTTTAGAGTTCTTGCCTAGTAACCAATGCAGGTCCCTGTATTTGGATTTTATCTCCTCTCTTTTTGTCTGGATGTGTTTATGCCATGTGAGTTTGCGGTCTAGATGCATCCCCAGGTATTTAACTGTTGTGATGTGGTAGTTGCATTCCATTTATAGTCACTGGAGCACAATTTTCCTTGCGCAGAGAGAATGTGACATGCACTGATTTAGACACACTTGCAGCAATTCTCCATTTTCCTAGCCATTTCTCCATCTCATTTAGGTTCCTTTGAAGTATCTGCGAAGCTTGAATGGGACACTTGCTCGATGACTTTATGTATCTATTGCACTAAGTTTAATACAGTACCCACCTGGCAGGTGTACCTAACATGTCTCTTGAACAGTGCCGGCTACTTGGCAAGTGATTCCATATACTCATGGCAGTGTTGAAtgtgttaaaatatttcaacatgAGTATTCTTaaaagggtataatttaggcgatcaccaaaaatatttttaagactctaagctgaggcaccaaataaaataaacaactccaaaaaaaataaattgacattattaaaagggcactaaagtatataatagtatgatccaaaaaaaataaaataacatcagaaaaatcgcaaatctcgcacaaatattatttttggtttccaaaatggattaatggtcaccaaattctatccaactaaaagattaatattactaccaaaatcaaagttagtgacgaaaacgaatcgctacaaaaccgactccacgtagtcttgtctgccctacccctagagtgcaattcaaatccgcgtaggcgcagaggggcgcaagccgaagctgcggtggtgagcgtgaaaaccatctgcgacgataagctcgcatgggaccgccggagccccgcagtgccggagccgtgacagaagccatgcttgctgcatgtttcgtgcttacattttactactgagttacacacaaattcatataacaataaataagcgacgtacgtttgggaaccccagtatattaattggtatttgggaaatattctagcgatcgttagcttttttagtctaacaaaaaattaaattataaatttaaaaaaacccccgacccaaaaaagtacgcaattattatgacaaaatgttataaacgataaaccctataaaaagcaaaaaataactttaaacactacctacgtaagtaccaactaaagcatgtcagactaaacaaaattttgacgtgtcgggggaccgctctaatttgttagcctaacgttagaagtaattatatactacctACTACAttccttcttataactttttatataattttgtttagatacatgttttttttatacgaatgttgtaattaggtagttttcatttgatttatgtaagtatttttgaaggtaaaaagcggtcccccgacacgtcaaaattttgtttagtctgacatgctttagttggtacttacgtagtgtttaaagttattttttgctttttatagggtttatcgtttataacattttgtcataataattgcgtacttttttgggtcgggggtttttttaaatttataatttaattttatttcatggttttttaaaggagctccttaatttttccttctttttatgatgggttcgctatatgcgatctcagccaaaggaagctgtttaacaatcctcatgacaaactggctctgggagaattgcacagagtgagaaacaataaagattaacttttggtgatccagggttatataccattctaaggtttcatccgccacatcccatttccagcattaggttctcgtcaattagaaacatgaaatgAACTAGttaagacaaattaaacgaacCCAAACttgatgggtttactaaaaggcagttcagggttacgtctcctatcttcgtggcctaacagcagaccagctcagtggttccagaagacattagtatttcaaattttagatcccacatatgcttgcaagtaaactgagcatgtaacattcctatcacacctaacaaacgagctgatgaccttgaagacctgaaccgattttcaccaaacatagctaagaacactcccgaatgacattcttttcaaacaaaaaaaaccgcattacgatcggatcatccgtttgggagctacgatgccacatacacacacacacacacacacagacacgtcaaacttataacaccccgtcgtttttgcgtcgggggttaaaaatgaccaaattaggagtcatggtattacataattggtaacatctaagtagtgacaatatataatatttggtctaaagtgtattttaaaggtgtccatttatttttttagtagtcaataatacgaaaaaatggttttacctaataatatttttggaaacgttatttggtgaccatttatccattttggtaaccgtttagaatttttttggtagtaaaataggtacttttttgggtggtgtttaaacacaagccttcTTAAAATACCTTAGAGAGGACATCTAAGGCGTGTTAATTCTAATGTATGAAATGGATAAGTACTTACCCAATCATAGTGCAGCAGGCGCAGTGTTGTCTCTCGCAACGGATGCACATGTGCTGGCAGTCACAGCACAGGCTCACCTCGCAGTAGGCACACTGGGACTCGTCCTTACTGCCACATGAGCATTGCTTGATCCCTGACATACATTGAACCTGTAATGAAGACTTCTAATAAAGATGTCTGCCTTAGTCTTCAATATAAGTAATACAAGATAAGTAAGGTAAGTAATACAAAAGTGCTATTTACCATGCTACCAGAATGCATGAGTCCACCGTCTTTACCAATGAACAACTGCTTCATTTTGCCTTGCTTTTCCGAGGTGTTCACTGTATCTTCAGATATAATCACTGGTGGACATTTTTTGGCGCCTTTGAATAGGAGCAACAAAGTTCGTTCTATGAAACAACATGATGAGAATAAAGTTAATAAATCTCTAACGTAGGtaactacaaaaatacatattattaaagaTTACCGTaaacttttttcaatttatccTCATTATTATTAAACTGTTTCATGCCCACGTGGATTTTACTTTGTTGAACGAAGTCTTCGATAAATGGATTTGATCTtttcgccatttcattaaaacaaaagaaaattttaacaaataactatttttagaTGTTGGGTATTATATGCTAGCATAGACAGAGCAGTAGGCAGTAGTAGTAGACATTTAGacaaaaacaagtaaacaaGTTTTAGTTCAAATGTCATTTGTCATTGTCATGAAATGTAATGAAATCATTGACTAAGTCAATGTCAACAGTCAGTTTGACAGATAGATTTCATACTTTCTCAGCTCTTTctctctttcgagaaattagtaagcgattagtggagtccactcgtgaccaaagagctggcctatacttcggtcaaaggatatgcattgccacgctggatggcaatgcatatcctttgaccgaaccCCTTtgcagccttttgggcacgatcccagctaacagcgatgcggatgaatattttgatacttagttttaatatttccctataataagatcattttgtaaaactattgaataaaattatttcctcTCTCAGCTCCACAGAGTACATTTTAGCTCTctgttaaatattataacactagccgttttccccgTGGGGTtctcccgtgggagctactgcccgcacctggataaaatatagcctatgttactcgcagataacatagttttctaatggtgaaagaatatttaaaatcggttcagtagtttttgagtttatccattacaaccaatcaaacaaagttttcctctttataatattagcacagATTATTATTCCCTTGCCATCAACCAAATATACTAAAAAAACTCGTCATTGCCAACTCTTAGTTGTCTTTGgcaaatacaataaatacataataatagtaATTCAAGCTACACAGCAACTTccctataattaaaataaaatctttaattataaTACTTAGGGCTTGAAATGCTCAGGCTTGCTCCGTCAAATATGCGAGAAAATATATTAACTCGAGCAAGACCCTGAGCGATTACAAGTaggagaaaataaaatttaggaTGGCGACACTGCCAACGGGGCACCTTCGATCGATGGGCTGCTGTCaacaaattctttataaaatatttataaaataaatttcatgATAGACGCAGCTACTCTTTGACGACGTATTCATCTCGGCTCATGTAAAAGTAACATAGTGTTTCAAGTTGGATGTAGTGACAACATCTGGTGCGATAGTGAAAGTGTTTCTTGTATCAGTTGATTCCATGATAGTGACGGGGCTGTCGGTCGCTGCCGTAGCATATGTGAGCGGAGCCCTCGTGAATGTTATGTAAGCGGTAGCACCGTGCGGCATGTCTTGGATGAAGCGGGCGcagggcggcgcggcgccgccGCCGGGCTCGGAGCGGCAGGCCTACGCCGCACCCCAGGCACAGGTGAGCGCCGACCAGGTTATATCCACTCAGACGTAAACAATGACGTGGACCAACTGCACCGATGTGTCCACTCGTCATCTGATTGATACATAAACATTTACTTGTGGATTATCCATATTTATTCCcttcttttttataaatttgcttggttttatttatttcaaatcaaTTTTGTACTTGTTCTAGTataattaatcaatttaaatagTAGGCAATAAAGAATTGCAATTAACATGCTTGACCAATCCTGTTACTGGCTGGTACTAACAATATGCTCACTTTACACTATGTGTATTACACAATGACAACAAGTGTTGATCGGACATTATTGACTAAAAGTATTTCAAACATTATATTCTTGCCATTTCAGCCATTTGGGAACCAACAGAACATGTACTCAAATTTCCAAGGAGGAACAACTGGGAGTGTTCCACCGCAGCAGTTCTGGCAGATGCCGCCGCAGCAGCAGCCCCAGTACAACCAGCAGTATGGTCAGGTGTATCAGCAACAGGACTATCCCGCCAATGCTAACCAATTCTATCAACAACCAAATCCTAATCAATTTAATCAGACTTATACCAACCAAGACTTTAATAGTACTCAGCAACAAAGTTACCAACAAAACTATTATCAAAACCAAGGAGCACAGCAATCAAACTTCCAACAAAACAAAGCCAATGCTGACGGCTGGGAGGACAACTGGGATTGGGGCTGGGAAGAGTCAGCTAAACAAGCTCAAAAGGCATCCCAGAATGCTGTTCAGCAGCCTAGTGCCCCTCAGCAACAGGTCTTCAATAATGCTAATGTAATAGCAGAGAGTTTTGCTTCAACAGATAGTTGGAATTGGTCCATGGATGACAAGAAAGAACCAAAAGAAACTCCCACTGTGCCTCAcatgaatgaaaataaagaacCTCCTACACCAGCACAGCCAAAGCCAGCAGCAGAAAATAATGCAGTTCCTGACAACAACATGCCAGTGAGCACCAGTAATGCTTTGGCGCTAACAGCAGAGGAAGTTCGCACTTTAAATGACAGAGAAGTGGTCAAGGAACGACTTCCTAATTTGGCTTTAGGTAAACGCTTCCATTTAGACAATTTAACACCGCAGTGGTCCATTGAATCACAAATGTCTCAGGAATCTAGTGATGGCCCTCATACACAATCTGAAGGAACTTATAGAAGTGAAAATCAGTCCAGGAACTCGAGTAAGGGTAGCCCAGGGTTAAACACAGATAATTCAAACTTTAATTATTCACAAGCTGGGTTAGACGAAGGCTATTCTCAGAACAGTGAATGGTCAAGGCCTTCAGAAGAACCAACCTTAGTTGACAGTACACAAACAAACAGCTTGCAGGAAATTCATGAGGAACTTTCTGCTCCTATGCAGGATATGAGTTTGAATAATCATGAAAACCCTTCAAACGACAAATTACATCCAATGAATGAGGTGGTGCCCAAAACCAGTCAAGAACATGTGCCAGTAACACAAGCACCACCTGTATTGTCTCCACCTAACTGTCCAGCACCGGTTCCATCTGTAGTTGCTCCACCAATATCCACGACTATGCCACTTCCACCCGTTTCATCAGCGCCTTTGCCGACTACTTCGTCATCTGCCACGCTTTCGGCTCCGCCCTCCTCATCAGCTATTCCACCCCCCAATATCCCTCCAGCAGCTACCAACCAGAATCCTTTCAAAATGAATGCAGGACCATTCTCGCACAAAACTATAGCTAAAGTTTCGACAAGTGCTACAACAGTTCAGGCATTTCCACCTCCGATGTCTAGTGCGAATTTGACGTCGCCAGCTGTTGTTAGCAAAGTTTCTCAGAGTAATAGAGTGCCTCTGGGGTTTGAGGCAAACTTGGAAACTACTCCAGATAATTCAGAACGACCAGACCAGCTCCAAGTATCGGCCTTCAGACCAATGGCTGTCTCGCAACAAGTACCCGATAATATGGAAGTAGCACCTAGAAACGATAGAAATGAATATCTTCAAACTGCTCATTTGTCAAGCAGTGACTATGGTGAAAATACAGATTTTAGCAGAAGTGCACCACTGCTTGGCTTGCGCCGGATGGTAGTAGGCCAGCAGGAGTCTGAATATAATCAGAACTTGAATATTTCTGGCGACGAACCGCCACCGGGGTTGGCTAGAATGGTGCCTGGACAACAGACTGAAGCTGAGAATGCATACAATCAGTCTGCCGATAATTATCTAGATCGCCATATTGACGGACAACCGACCGATAGTGGCGCTCGGCCGTACCGCCAGGCCGACGGGCAACAAACCCCAGACAATTACACGCAGCCAGCGCCTACACGCGGCGCGGAGAGGCGCCCCGTCGGCCTCGACAGGATGGTGCCGGGCGAGCCCAGCAACGACGAGTACTCGCAATACCAGGGATCTAACTACGCCGCGAACGAGCATCGCGTGGTCACTGGATTGGACCATGACTTTTCTATGCCAAGTGATTCGGGGCCACCTGATGTCAGAGAGCAGAATGTGGATGGTTCTGATTACACTGAACAGAGTGCGAGAAATCCCTCGAGAAACATTATCGGTGCCAGAGAGTCCAGCAATGACACATCGCCCGACTTCAACGCTCCACCAGATGAGCAGCAGAGAGAAGTCACCATGGAGGGTGAAAATCTGCAAGACCTTAGTATCATTTCATCAACGGAACTCACTTACTCACGTGAACAGGTGTTGGATGGCGCCGACATTACGCTTACGGACATCCCTACGGACCGTAAGACGGACTTATCTGATTCTATCGACCATCCGACCACAAGTTCGAGGCGGCAGTCTCTGAATAGAGTTAATAGCTCAGGAGAGGATTCTGAACGAGATAGAGCGTTCAAATCATCACCGAGGAGGGATAAGCATAAATCGACTAGAGACAGAGACCAAAAGCGCGACAGGGACCGCGATAGGGAGCGAGACAGAGACCGCGAAGACGGTAGGTATTCCCGCGGGGACCGGAAGTACGAGGCTGACAGACGATCTGTCAGGGAAGACCGGCGCGCAGACAAGGAGCGCCGCGACGGCCGCGAGCGCCGCGACGACAGCCCCgacgcccgccgcgcccgccgcgccgcccgccaccACCGCTACGAGACCGAGGACACCGACTACTACAGCGACCGCGACAGAGATCGAAGGTGATCGCGTTCACATCTCGCATGTCATATTATCCCTCATTACTCTTCTGCTCTTGTAAACTAATGTTAACTTTTTAGGCGGCACCGTGAAGGTTCGTACACATCGTCGAAACCGCCGCGTGCGGACGACAAAGAGCGAAGGTACGGCTCGGAGCGGGACCGCAGCAAGCGGTACCACACGCTGGAGCGCGAGCGGCGCCACGAGGCGGAGCGCtcggcgcggcgcccgcgcgaGCGCTACGAGCGCGCCTACCGCGACATCGACGTCGCGCGCACCCACGCCGGCCAGCGCGCCCGCGACTCGCGCAGAGGTCAGTCCGCTCCTTCCGATGTGCCACCACGAGGTGCTTCTTCGTCTTGTCTTCTTTATTTAAACTGTGTACTACGAATATAGAACGAGCTCTCAAATTCTAAAAACAAACAGTGAGTTTCTTTGTGAGAGTGTATTTAAGCTAGCAACACTGCTATTACTGATTGATGATGGTCTCTTATATTTATGTTGCAGTTGTGACATTCTCGAGCGATGCAAAAGCTAATGATAGTTGTATGAAACAAGGTACAAATGACGCACGCGGCTCGTGCCGTGCGCTGAATGTCGCACAGCGCGCTAGTTGAACTCACTTGAGCGTGGTCTGCGCTGCGCCATGCATTAAGTTATTTCAACATAGTGCGCTATAACATACCATGCATGCCACATGTTTGATGGAACTGTTTATAACACGTTTGCATCGCTTCATACAAAGTACTTCACTGAGAACTAATTTGGTTCAGAAAACATAATGGCATAagcaacaaaatatattaaagcatttcaaaatcaataaattgtatGGATTAAAGTAAGAGCAGCCAGCCATGTGTACCCCCACAGATGTTAGGGCCGACACAGACGGCGCAGGGTGCCGCTCGAGCattcaatattaaaacaataacattgcTGCGCTTTGCCATTGAGATGGTTTGGAAATATTTGCTTACATACAACATTATTTACACAATAACAGACTACATGCGCTATTATTGATTCACTAGGAGTTGTCTTGTCCATAATACGTTGCATTATGAATTGTTCACATGTATCTCTGTGAGATACATGATATCTATCGAGTACGCGTTGCGTGCTTATCTCTCGTCAATCCGTTCAGATAAAGTTccatttcaatcaaaataatgtCCTGTTCCACTATTCATCTGAAAATGATGATTCCCATGTATGTGCCTTTGAACACGTCTAATATTACAGAATGTGTTTATGTTAGGCCGCGGTCATGACTTAGCATAAGTCATCTCATATAATATTACGTAGATAGATTAAGAGCGTCttcacactagtggattttaTCGCGTATCGTTCAGTTAGGTACGACATATGTAGCAAACAACCTATCTTTTGAATTGATAGTGATAATTTCTGTGCTTCGCGCCACAATACCCTATGAAAAGCTATGCGGGAAAATCAGCTAGTGTGCGCTGTTATTATAATGTGTGATAGTGTTGTGTGTGCGAGCTGCGCGCTCGGCAGACGGACTGACGCGTAGTGTGTGCAGGCGAGTTCTCGTCGCCGCCGCGGGCCGACTCGCGCGAGGCCACGGACGACGACGCggccgacgcgcgccgccgcgccgacCGCCGCGCGCGCCGAACCGCCGACCCCTTCTACGACGGTAACGACCCACTCTCCGATTTGTTCCCTTTACGGATGATATATATCAGGCCGGGCCGTGTCAGGACTTTTACGAAATTCTAAAGACGAGCGTCGTTTGTGGCCCAGACGGGCCACGGATCATGCACTGTGTAATATAAActgcttcatacaaaatgtatgtaacgtttcacatCCGTGCCCCGTACGAGGCACGTACACGGCACGCCCCGGACACGGCCCGACCTAATTTAAATCATCCCTTGTGTCGTGAATGACAAGTAGAGAAACATCACGGTACGCGTTAACATTTATGTGTAGAGTACGGCGCGTACGCGGACCCGTACCTGGCGCAGCGGCAGCAGTACGCGTACTACGAGCAGCTGCGCCTGCGCGACCCCGCCGCCTACATGCTGGTGTACAAGCAGCTGCTGGCGGgccacgcgccgcccgcgccgccctcgGCGCCCTACGACGGTACCACTACCATTATAATCATATTTACTACTTAAATCCATCATCTACcgagcgttttcccaactatgttgtcgTGTtgctcggcttccagtctaacctgctttacaaggagcgactgcttaccTGACCTCTTAAagccagtaacccgggcaacccaataaccattggttagactggtgtcagactacccgtaacgattgccaaggatgttcaatgacatctgggacctacagtttaacgtgccatccgaaacacagtcattggtgtctaagatatactcagaaagtatatacaaacttaaaaaccTGGAACCTGGAtttgaacccgcgccctcatacttgagaggttggttgtttacacactaggccaccacaacctCTTACATTTTCTTCTtgttataatatatatacaaaatgtaacttaattaacgcacatcctgaaattagtttgttcagaatcgtttactgaatcgatttatatcatttttaatataggtaattttttatcccaaaaataattaaaactacggaaattattgtcatattaaccctgtacagtcaaaacaaattcaaatagaccgtaactcaaagtaataagacttcgtgtctttttccgtagtttcgttatgttgtgtcgagacgagcggcgcgcggcgcgatatttgcgtgcgtagtagtatgaccaaaaagttctcctagaattggtataactaatttagtaaataacaatgcatatacatgttaaattaaacattcagtgtatgtattatgattataacataatattctaattggggtgtttgagggtgtgcgttaattacgttacatgttgtatatatacaTACGTACATGTGTGGTGCGACAGCGTTCGGCTCGGAGCTGGGCGCGGGCTACGAGGCGCGGCGCGAGGACCGCGCCAGCGTGCACTCGGGCCGCTCCTCCGCCGCCGGCCTCAAGGGCAACGACACGTGAGTCCCGCGCACCTCACCCGACATATTTCCTGAACATCATACTCATGCATGTACAAAGCTGACATATTAAACACCGGTCACATGTTAATACTCTCATATATCGCAAACCAAGAGGACGCAAGTCATTCGCACTTGGCTGAGCATTTTCCTTGTCGATATGAAGCGGTAAAGACGCTCTCACTCACTACTAGCGAGGGTCATGAACGCGTGGCGAatcataacttcattaattcgCTGCACATTAGGATTGCGGCGCCGATTGCCGCTGATAAGCACGTCTGTGTAAATGACTACTCGTCGGTAGCGCGACGCTCTTGTAACATGTACTTGTATGTATGAaactatttttctattattactAGAAGAATAGTTTCATACaagtaatacaaataaaaataggtatattttcgaGTTCTGATTTACTTCGATGTACACTAATTTGTTTAAACGTCATATCGGCTCGTAATGAGCATGGTGTAGGATAAGTACAGAACAGAGCCAGTGTAATGTAGCTGCGGTGTGTGAGACGTGCGTGTGCGCAGGTACTGCTTCCGGCCGCGCGAGCTGCGCGACGCGCCCGACCTGCGCGCAGACCTCTCCGACAGGTACTGTGTAGCTACACCCCGGACACCTTGCGAGCCACGTGAACCTTCTGTCACGTCACTAGCGACGTGTACGACTTATAGTTTCGCGTAGAGCACGTGCTACTCGAGCACAGAATGCTCGCCTCCCATTGACATCATTGCAATAACATcgttcattcatcatcatcactagcACATTTCATGACTTACTAATATTTCACAAGAGGCTCTGTATATTATTTAGTTAAGCTTATTTTGACTGTACTCGTGTATTAAATTGTTGTCTCACTGTACCGGTGTCGATGTGTGCGCGTGCGCAGGGAGCTGACCACGGACATGTCGCTCAACCTGCACCTGGAGGAGTCGACGGTGCGCTCGGAGAGGATGACGCCGTTCCGCTACTCCACCGCGCACATCAAGGTATGACACGGCGCGGACGGG harbors:
- the LOC124643111 gene encoding uncharacterized protein LOC124643111 isoform X3; this translates as MSWMKRAQGGAAPPPGSERQAYAAPQAQPFGNQQNMYSNFQGGTTGSVPPQQFWQMPPQQQPQYNQQYGQVYQQQDYPANANQFYQQPNPNQFNQTYTNQDFNSTQQQSYQQNYYQNQGAQQSNFQQNKANADGWEDNWDWGWEESAKQAQKASQNAVQQPSAPQQQVFNNANVIAESFASTDSWNWSMDDKKEPKETPTVPHMNENKEPPTPAQPKPAAENNAVPDNNMPVSTSNALALTAEEVRTLNDREVVKERLPNLALGKRFHLDNLTPQWSIESQMSQESSDGPHTQSEGTYRSENQSRNSSKGSPGLNTDNSNFNYSQAGLDEGYSQNSEWSRPSEEPTLVDSTQTNSLQEIHEELSAPMQDMSLNNHENPSNDKLHPMNEVVPKTSQEHVPVTQAPPVLSPPNCPAPVPSVVAPPISTTMPLPPVSSAPLPTTSSSATLSAPPSSSAIPPPNIPPAATNQNPFKMNAGPFSHKTIAKVSTSATTVQAFPPPMSSANLTSPAVVSKVSQSNRVPLGFEANLETTPDNSERPDQLQVSAFRPMAVSQQVPDNMEVAPRNDRNEYLQTAHLSSSDYGENTDFSRSAPLLGLRRMVVGQQESEYNQNLNISGDEPPPGLARMVPGQQTEAENAYNQSADNYLDRHIDGQPTDSGARPYRQADGQQTPDNYTQPAPTRGAERRPVGLDRMVPGEPSNDEYSQYQGSNYAANEHRVVTGLDHDFSMPSDSGPPDVREQNVDGSDYTEQSARNPSRNIIGARESSNDTSPDFNAPPDEQQREVTMEGENLQDLSIISSTELTYSREQVLDGADITLTDIPTDRKTDLSDSIDHPTTSSRRQSLNRVNSSGEDSERDRAFKSSPRRDKHKSTRDRDQKRDRDRDRERDRDREDGRYSRGDRKYEADRRSVREDRRADKERRDGRERRDDSPDARRARRAARHHRYETEDTDYYSDRDRDRRRHREGSYTSSKPPRADDKERRYGSERDRSKRYHTLERERRHEAERSARRPRERYERAYRDIDVARTHAGQRARDSRRGEFSSPPRADSREATDDDAADARRRADRRARRTADPFYDEYGAYADPYLAQRQQYAYYEQLRLRDPAAYMLVYKQLLAGHAPPAPPSAPYDAFGSELGAGYEARREDRASVHSGRSSAAGLKGNDTELTTDMSLNLHLEESTVRSERMTPFRYSTAHIKGSVGVRDVVVVRAAYPVDGAPATVHVLSLAAALRHLPAAAELAAFPGPLLKGVTHKKSVIDYCELRVRSAEKEGARDVTGYVLLWSLLALMLRQNGVVVGTDIAELLMKNATEYEYKVPAAKSRNESRRGSSMSGEGRDGREEELRSSSPDQPSLSMSENLNQEWSSSPGQAAVDERAALDRLRELLIYGNRQEAIEWAMSTGLWGHALQLSWHAARRVRAHVAARFLHALPRTDPLHTLYAALQAAPPPAATALADERWADWRPHAAVLLANPSARADHDRRTLAQLGDSLASRGLLYSAQVCYVSAGVQLARHPLAPLWGPGAAAPRLALLLADPRAATLDQLAHNKALFATEVYEYALSLNQDDFVITELQPYKLLLSCRLLDCGQYERALAYVEACGRAVARQPAAYPPALLAQLATLADRLKYHDPALGAEGAEEADSGPASPRHHWLSDVAQRAEQAASQQSSPQHVYQQPQPQFGWSEQQVRADPPHGQAQQYAAAEPPPLAEPPEPAPQHHPPPPEDTQHYAGYEDWGREEPAQQYADPYWQPDHYHYTEGGAGGGAAGGAAGGAEGGAEETPTITMPGASKPRAPYYADYDEPPQDNHQQPAEREESGGARKQEGKPKEEGKGKGSGWLGGILTKLSLRPPNQMILPDDKNPTIVWDAEHKRWRNLDGDADASEPPPPPPTAAQLPPALRSTSPPLSAPPGAPPAAPVSNIFKMQKGRHIKKSYVDVFNPGGAARPLPPAGEVLGPAPPPLAPTNYFVPAPLPNSGVYEPSMVESEQEAYERSGI